Proteins encoded together in one Lepisosteus oculatus isolate fLepOcu1 chromosome 2, fLepOcu1.hap2, whole genome shotgun sequence window:
- the LOC102696890 gene encoding trace amine-associated receptor 13c-like, protein MDFRRHRPHTHSLLSIDGTEVETVTSFRFLGIHISNDLTWTVNTDSILKKTQQRLYFLRCLKRWGMAVPVSVNFYSYTESVLTNYVLRNTSSQERKVPQRMLNVAQMTIGCGLTEIKELYEDNCHGRIPSQRTVTTPGMSSSPHCFQEVRSTAVYVVMYISAVVVVMLTVCGNLVVIISISHFKQLHTTTNFLLLSLAVADLLVGIIVMPFKLIVLIETCWYFGDIFCKIFTTFSSVLTSVSVNNVACISIDRYFAVCYPFVYSAKLITNITWSIILLNWFLSLLYNLAFVYFNGNSSAELNTCLGDCLFVIDKIWGMVDLIFVFILPCSIMVALYLKIFVVASRHAKLINCVTAKNSPTNERKHNLTKTSEGKAAKTLGIIVIVFLLCLVPYYICTLVYEKVNISSSSVVINFLCWLMLFNSSFNPIIYALFYSWFQKSVKLIITLKIFNQSSSLINLFPETL, encoded by the exons atggactttcggagacataGGCCGCACACTCACAGCctactcagtattgatggaacagaagtggaaacagtcaccagctttaggttcttgggaattcacatttctaatgatctaacctggactgtgaacacggACTCTATCTTGAAGAAGactcagcagcgcctctatttccTGAGGTGCCTCAAACGATGGGGGATGGCAGTACCTGTGTCGGTGAACTTCTACAGCTACACTGAGAGTGTCCTCACCAACTATGTTTTACGCAACACCTCTTCTCAAGAGAGAAAGGTACCGCAGAGAATGTTGAATGTGGCCCAGATGACcatcggctgtggtctcacTGAGATTAAAGAGCTCTATGAGGACAACTGTCATGGTAGAAttccatcacagaggacagtcaccacaccaggcatgagctcttcaccccactgcttTCAG GAAGTCCGCTCTACAGCTGTTTATGTAgtgatgtatatttctgcagtgGTAGTGGTGATGCTGACAGTGTGTGGAAACCTGGTGGTGATCATCTCTATCTCTCACTTCAAGCAGCTACACACAACAACTAACTTCCTCCTGCTCTCTCTGGCTGTAGCAGACTTACTAGTAGGAATAATTGTGATGCCTTTCAAATTAATCGTGCTAATAGAAACATGTTGGTATTTTGGAGACATATTTTGCAAAATTTTCACGACATTTTCATCTGTTCTCACTTCTGTTTCTGTTAATAATGTTGCATGCATATCGATTGATCGttattttgctgtttgttaCCCTTTTGTTTATTCTGCTAAACTAATAACTAACATAACATGgtcaattatattattaaattgGTTTTTATCACTGCTATACAATTtggcttttgtttattttaatggaaataGCAGTGCTGAACTCAACACTTGTCTTGGAGACTGTTTGTTTGTAATTGATAAAATATGGGGAATGGTtgatttaatatttgtatttattctgCCTTGTTCTATAATGGTTGCCCTCTATTTGAAGATTTTTGTAGTAGCTAGCAGACATGCAAAATTAATCAACTGTGTTACAGCAAAAAATAGTcctacaaatgaaagaaaacataaccTTACTAAGACATCTGAAGGAAAAGCTGCTAAAACGTTAGGGatcattgttattgtttttctcttgtgtTTGGTGCCATACTATATCTGCACTCTTGTTTATGAAAAGGTGaatatttcttcttcttctgtgGTTATTAATTTTCTGTGTTGGCTGATGTTATTTAATTCTTCTTTCAATCCCATTATTTATGCTTTGTTTTATTCCTGGTTTCAGAAATcagttaaattaattataacaCTGAAGATTTTTAACCAATCATCATCTTTGATCAACCTGTTTCCAGAAACCTTGTAA